The Mya arenaria isolate MELC-2E11 chromosome 15, ASM2691426v1 genomic sequence TTCTGTCATTGATAGATCTCTCCAtgtcaagaaaacaaacaaaaataagccTGCCACCAGGGGCAGTCTTCCGATGTCGgccattttaatttgtttggaCAAAATGTGGACGAAATTACTATAATAAAATACACCAGTTTTTATAATGCtaatgattaaaacataaaagtcCTCAAAAAgttagtaaaataaatttatcgatatttttttttctatgctcaaACATACGATAACcacttaaaaattaataaatattttcgtGCAAGAATTCTAAATAGTGCAGCAGACAACAATATTCGTGTGTGTTATATCTGCCGGGACCCTGttctggagttccttccccttATACTTATAGCTATCGGAATATTAGTACGCAAGTAGCCTATGgaggcatataactgccgtaagataacctatAAACGATCGCAAATTGTTCCGTGTTCATTATCTAGCTAACTGGTTAATATTCGCGTTACTTTTTTTTGTAAGATAAAATATGATAAGACTAAAAACAGGtttgaaagtgcccagaactgccacctattaccTCTTTTAGCTGAACAacattaacaggttatctagtaaTGGTTGGCGAATTTCACTTAATAAGTAagatactaactggttaacgcAATAAgtttcgtgttaccacttagttataaatgcattccagattcagGCGCTAACCGAGGtaaactagttatggtttgccaattccacttaataagtaattAACATACTAACTGGGTAACGTAATAAGATTTATGTTACCACTTACCTATAAATGCACTTTGGCTCAAAGGAGTAACTGGTTATCTaattatggtttgcgaattcctcTTAAAAAGTAACATACTAAGTTAACGAAACAAttaacactgctgacaaaagatcagatcgcaggtgttcatatttccgttcgaaaattaatgttttatggctaaaagcgttattaatggtttaagaaaaatgcataaaacatcgatttttttaaacttaaatatgaaaatctgcgatctgatttttgtcagcagtcttatatcactggtttccatgcattttcgcataatttggctcgttccaagacaaaaaagttttcaaaacgttcaatctgtgagagtgcagctttaacggaCCCAGTATgacatacatgttttcaataacATGGGCTAAACGGACTAGGTTGACATAATTTACCGAATAATTGTgttaactcattttttttaaatgttaaccaAGATAACATATTTCCATTAAATGTGTAACCCCAAGGAACCCCGGTTTAAATATGTAACCCCAAGGACCCTCGGTTTAAATATGTAACCCCAATGACCCTCGGTTTAAATGTGTAACCCCAAGGACCCTCGGTTTAAATGTGTAACCACAAGGACCCTCGTTTCAAATGTGTAACTCCTAGGACCCTCGATTTAAATGTGTAACCCAAGGACCCTCGGTTTAAATGTGTAACCCCAAGGAACCCCGGTTTAAATGTGTAACCCCAAGGGCCATCGGTTTAAATGTGTAACCCCAAGGACCCTCGGTTTAAATGTGTAATCCCAAGGAACCCCGGTTTAAATGTGTAACCCCAATGACCCTCGGTTTAAATGTGTAACCCTAAGGACCTTCGGTTTAAATGTGTTACCCCAAATAACCCCGGTTTAAATGTGTAACCCCAAGGACCCTCGGTTTAAATGTGTAACCCCAAGGACCCCGGTTAAAATGTGTAATCAAGGACCCTCGGTTAAATATGTAACCCCAAGGAACCCCGGTTTAAATATGTAACCCCAAGGACCCTCGGTTTAAATGTGTAACCCCAAGGGCCCTCGGTTTAAATGTGTAACCCCAAGAACCATCGGTTTAAATGTGTAACCCCAAGGAACCCCGGTTTAAACAGTCAATGCCGCCCTTTTGGAGCTGTACAAGTCTCCAGGATGTGACAACACTCGGTCAACAATGACAGgaatgaaatgttcatgaaaacgCGATGAAGAACTATGCGGTGTAAGTATTGATACGTATTTGGGGCAGTTAAGTTTGTATACAGACGTTCAATTATTCCGATGTACAAATTAgttcccttcagagaaaagcatgctcgactcTGTTGACTAGtcttatatacattatattccCCATCCACACGGAGAACTGGTtatgccaatttgcatattacgaagtacatcaacgtactatgaacgccattccgcctacagcggaacgttaccCTTACAAATGAACATTGAAAACTAGGAAAATGGTCTGCCTAAGCAAATCCTCCTGCATGTGATCTGCCTAAGCAAATTCTCCTGCACGTGGCCTGCCTAAGCGAATCATTCTGCATGTGGCCTGCCTAAGCAAATCCTCCTGCATGTGGCCTGCCTAAGCAAATCCTCCTGCATGTGGCCTGCCTAAGCAAATCCTCCCTCCTGCGTATGGCCTACCTAAGCGATTCCTCCTGCGTGTGGCCTGCCTAAGCGAATCCACCTATATGTGGCCTACCTAAGCGAATCCTCCTGTATGTGGCCTACCTAAGCGAATCCTCCTGCATATGGCCTACATAAGCGAATCCTCCTGCATATGACCTACCTAAGCGAATTCCCTGCATGTGGCATACCTAAGCTAATACATGTGTCATGCATAAGCGAATCCACCTGCATGTGACCGGCCTAAGAGAACCCTGTATGTGACCTGCCTAACCTTCTCTAAACGAGTCAACCTGCATGTGGCCGACCTGAGCGTATCCAACTGCCTTTCACCTGTCTTAGAGAATCATGCCATTTTTTCCCTCTCATTTTCCTCCATGATACAACGTTTCATCTTTTAATTCTAAAACACGTTTCCCATTGTTCCATCATGATCAAACtttccttttttaaacaaaatacttgtttcCTTTCCTTGtcaaatttattatattcaacACGTAAGTTATAGCTCATCTTGGATTAAAGGTTATAAACTTATAATTAAGGTTGGGATTTCACAATAGATATATTACTTTATAATGGGATAAAATAACTGTAACGTTGAATCGTTTTCatctttatatacatatatatatacacatgtacttttatacaattatttccTGTTCACAAAAATTACGATCACAGAAAAGTAATATCTTTCACACCATATGCCACACATCCCATTTATATACAACATTGACACAATGAATACttcacaatatttatatgatttatttaagaaataatagaaaacgCAACAAACATTCAACGTTAAATGCCATCCATGCTAGATTTAACATTGGAAGTAAAGATGAACATATTATATCAAGATCTTTATTTGCATACCAGAATCTGATTGATAGTTCAACACAACTTGACAACAATAATGTTGTCCCCTTCATTTCCAACAATAAGGCTGGATGTTCGTTCACTGAACCACACCGAACAAGGTTTACACACGCCATCTGCTCTACTGGCCACTCTGGTCAGCTTGTGTATCCCCTCCTGGTCTACCTGTACCACAGTGTTAGACCCAGacccacacacaaacacatggcCACTGGGGCTGACACATAGTCCAGTTGGATCTTGTAGGTCATGATCTTCTACTGTAGATACAACTTGACCAGATGTGTCAAGTGTTATTAATTTAGAAGcaatataatttgttatatatatttgctcCCCAACAGAAGAGACAGCACAACTGTGCACTGTCATACCAAGCAAGTTCTCATATATCTTCTTAAGGAGTCCTCCAACCATAGTGTACAGGTACAGGCCATTCATGGAGCCCACATATAGCTGGCCATTGTGATGGGCAATAGAATAACAGTAATGGTCGGTGGAGAACTTTCTCTTTGCTTGTAGCTTCCCTTTGGTTACTGCCAGAAAGTGGACAGCATTTGATCTAATAGAGTAGCCACCTACAGCTACTGCTACTTCATTACCTGTGGTGTGACATGATTGTCGAGGATAAGAAGGCAGATCAAAGTGAGCAATTACGTCAAACTGCCTGTTCACAAGCTTCACTCTCTTGTTGTTATAATCAGCAATAACCACCTCTCCACTGGTCAACTCAGAAATACCTGCAATACGGCAGTTTTCcttgtcattttttattctaGCCGTAGAATGACTTGAAAGCTGAGCTTCATACACACGAGTGGAAAGAAGAACACTTTCAACATTGCCAAGGCTTTTCAGGTTTCCCAGAACTGGTAAAATACTTTAACCAGATTCTTCAGAACTTCATTTCTTCTTTTCCTCGAATTCCTTGCACAAGGCTTTTAGCTTCACTCAATTTAGACTGGCATTTTCTGAATCCAATGTAAGAATTGGTCTCACTGTTTTTTTGCCAGTCATCTGCTGGAGCTTCTCGATCATGGTATTGAGTTCGTCATACATATAGGCATTGGTTTTTAAATCATCTTTAATAGACTTCTCTAAAGCTTTCATCATGCTATCCAACTGTTCAACTGCCCTCTTCTCCAGCGTGTCTAAGATCTGGTTTATTTCTTTACGGAAAGCCTTGATTTCAGCAAGGATGCTCTTGTAGGAGTCCTTCAGGCAAACTTGGTATTTCATCCTGTCAATCTTGATCTCATCCAGCCTGCCAATCATCTTGTCCATTGCTGCTGGCAGGTGTTTGAACTCTGCTGTTTTCATGAAGCCTCTAGCTAGGTCAGGCAGGTTACTGATACTGTCACAAAGCCTGGaatgcaattattattattattattattattattattattattattattataatctagatcttgtttatttttcctttacttttttctatttatcaTAGTCGCAAGGATAATGTAATCTATTTTGTTAACTTCAGAATTGTCTGAAACACCAAAAACACAAACTGTTGAAAACCAGCAATAAGGTGTCCATctacatgtttcattttaagattATAATGATACTGGCAATCACCCGTGGTTAAGCTCTTACCTGTGGTTAAGGGCCACACAGACACTACAGCACATCTCCAGGTGGTCATCACAGTGGACTTCCAACTCTTTGCCATGCTGGGCGCATCTGTCGGTTTATTCCTGAAACACCCACTTTCTAATTTTCATATTCCTGAAACCCCcactttttaattttcaaattcctGTAACACCcacttttaatttatgtaacCCATGGTTACGGCCTATAGTCTGTTTAATTAAGATTTATTAGgtttctttgatctttttttaaaaatatattagttaTAGTTTAAAACTGATAATTGATACATTGAAAAAGACAAGATTAACAGTTTGCAAGCAGTTTTCTTAATTAAAACTGATAA encodes the following:
- the LOC128219079 gene encoding uncharacterized protein LOC128219079 → MCCSVCVALNHRLCDSISNLPDLARGFMKTAEFKHLPAAMDKMIGRLDEIKIDRMKYQVCLKDSYKSILAEIKAFRKEINQILDTLEKRAVEQLDSMMKALEKSIKDDLKTNAYMYDELNTMIEKLQQMTGKKTVRPILTLDSENASLN